From the genome of Methanothrix soehngenii GP6:
GATACGGTTGTATTGTGCAGGCTTTGGATGCAGATAAAGTGGTAAGCAATAGGCATATCCTCTTCGCCACGGAAAAGGCCTTATCCGCCTTCTCTCAGAGAAGAAACATCGCCAAGGATGTTGGCATGGAGATAATGAGATATGCTTCCGGAGAGAGGCAGATTGAGAGGGCCCTAAATATGGGTGTATCAGATAAGACCGAGCGCATAGCCCTCGTCCTCGCCAGCCTGGAGGGCCAATGCAACTGGCCAGATGAAATAGAGCTGTCTAGACTTCTAAAGCCGGATGGACTGGGCTGCTCCTGCCGATACAATGCGGTAAAAGAGGTTTTTAATATCTCTTCTGCAGAGCTTGATTCGGTGGGAGAGGACAGGATAGAGGATCTGGTTATCGAGAGAGTTGCCCTGGCGGATACATACCGCTGAATTGTATAGAGAAAGGATGAGTTCTACAATGAAGGAAGAATTCTATACCCAGAAGCGTTGGCTTAACTGGATGAACAAGGTGAAGGACAGCAACTTCAAGCTCACAGAATCCGATGA
Proteins encoded in this window:
- the cgi121 gene encoding KEOPS complex subunit Cgi121; amino-acid sequence: MNEIRLLFGRPAIPDRKDLISAIKDLQHRYGCIVQALDADKVVSNRHILFATEKALSAFSQRRNIAKDVGMEIMRYASGERQIERALNMGVSDKTERIALVLASLEGQCNWPDEIELSRLLKPDGLGCSCRYNAVKEVFNISSAELDSVGEDRIEDLVIERVALADTYR